In Rhodoferax koreense, a genomic segment contains:
- a CDS encoding HAD-IA family hydrolase, giving the protein MSPFGPIDAVLFDLDGTLIDSAPDLGAAVDRMRTDRGLDSLPLSHYRHMAGAGARGMLGLAFDMKPDHPDFPAMREEFFVNYENCMTERTHAFDGVAELIAQLDARGLPWGVVTNKAERFSLPLTRAIPLFATARTVVCGDTTPHSKPHPEPLFEAARRIGLAPERCLYVGDDERDIIAGRAAGMGTIAATYGYLGNKADPAAWGAHASIDTPLALLNWLN; this is encoded by the coding sequence ATGAGTCCTTTCGGCCCCATCGACGCCGTTCTGTTCGACCTCGACGGCACCCTCATCGACAGTGCTCCCGATCTTGGCGCCGCCGTCGACCGCATGCGCACAGACCGCGGACTGGATTCCCTACCGCTCTCGCACTACCGGCACATGGCCGGTGCCGGTGCGCGCGGCATGCTCGGCTTGGCTTTCGACATGAAGCCGGACCATCCGGATTTTCCGGCCATGCGCGAAGAGTTCTTCGTCAATTACGAAAACTGCATGACCGAACGCACCCACGCTTTCGATGGCGTGGCCGAACTCATCGCCCAGCTCGATGCCCGCGGCTTGCCCTGGGGCGTGGTCACCAACAAGGCCGAGCGTTTCTCCCTGCCGTTGACCCGTGCCATCCCGCTGTTCGCCACCGCCCGCACCGTGGTCTGCGGCGACACCACGCCGCACAGTAAGCCGCACCCCGAGCCTCTGTTCGAAGCGGCCCGGCGCATCGGCCTGGCGCCCGAGCGCTGCCTCTACGTCGGCGACGATGAACGCGACATCATTGCCGGCCGCGCCGCCGGCATGGGCACCATTGCCGCCACCTACGGCTATCTCGGGAACAAGGCAGATCCGGCCGCCTGGGGCGCCCATGCGTCCATCGACACGCCACTGGCCTTATTAAACTGGCTAAACTGA
- a CDS encoding site-specific integrase: MGGGQPAGNIACPRGIKIREFKHELRIQIAFSFRSVECRELLPPGPITKTAVTLANGLRAEILRKISEGTFVYGDYFPSSPRAKTFGADGVRITVGKRLQKQLEAYEHQVANGTMSPSTLDGYRKAIRSERMAHWTDKPLAAVTPSELRTWVASLDVTAKFARNLLTPLRSVFEDALNDDLIEFNPFDRIALTKLLKQTTKASDYEVDPFTEDEREALISACRPDEAPMVRFWFATGLRPGELMALQWPKIDWTEKKARIDRNQVAGVVKGPKTEAGIRDIELSTEAIAALTAQKPITFLANAHVWVNPASGKAWTTDAQLRKTLWVSLCKRAAVRYRNPYQVRHTWASSQITAGVNPWFVADQLGHVDVQLVFTTYGKFMPADYRKPRVAGLKVVANNG, translated from the coding sequence ATGGGTGGAGGGCAACCAGCCGGAAACATCGCATGTCCGCGTGGCATAAAGATCCGCGAGTTCAAGCACGAGCTGCGCATCCAGATCGCATTCAGCTTCCGCTCGGTCGAATGCCGTGAACTGCTGCCGCCCGGCCCGATCACCAAGACGGCCGTCACCCTGGCCAACGGGCTGCGCGCGGAGATCCTGCGCAAGATTTCGGAGGGGACTTTCGTCTACGGCGATTACTTCCCCAGCAGTCCGCGGGCCAAGACCTTCGGCGCCGATGGCGTGCGAATCACCGTCGGTAAGCGGCTGCAGAAGCAGCTGGAGGCCTACGAGCACCAGGTGGCCAACGGCACCATGTCGCCCAGCACGCTCGACGGCTACAGGAAGGCCATCCGCAGCGAACGCATGGCACACTGGACGGACAAGCCCCTTGCGGCCGTCACGCCCAGCGAGTTGCGCACGTGGGTCGCCAGCCTGGACGTCACGGCCAAGTTCGCCCGCAACCTGCTGACGCCGCTGCGCAGCGTATTCGAGGACGCGCTGAACGACGACCTGATCGAGTTCAACCCCTTCGACCGGATTGCCCTTACCAAGCTGCTGAAGCAGACCACCAAGGCCAGCGACTACGAGGTGGATCCGTTCACCGAGGACGAGCGCGAGGCCCTCATCTCCGCATGCCGACCGGACGAAGCGCCCATGGTACGGTTCTGGTTCGCCACCGGGCTACGTCCAGGCGAACTGATGGCGCTGCAGTGGCCCAAGATCGACTGGACGGAGAAGAAAGCGCGGATCGACCGCAACCAGGTGGCCGGCGTCGTGAAGGGACCGAAGACGGAAGCTGGCATCCGCGACATCGAACTCAGCACTGAAGCTATCGCTGCCCTCACCGCCCAGAAACCGATCACCTTCCTGGCCAACGCCCATGTCTGGGTCAACCCGGCCAGCGGCAAGGCCTGGACGACCGACGCCCAACTGCGCAAAACATTGTGGGTATCGCTATGCAAGCGGGCCGCGGTGCGGTACAGGAATCCGTACCAGGTACGCCACACCTGGGCTAGCAGCCAGATCACCGCGGGGGTCAATCCGTGGTTCGTTGCGGATCAACTCGGCCATGTGGACGTGCAACTGGTGTTCACCACCTACGGCAAGTTCATGCCGGCCGACTACCGCAAGCCGCGTGTAGCCGGGTTGAAAGTGGTGGCGAACAATGGTTAA
- a CDS encoding helix-turn-helix transcriptional regulator has protein sequence MTSNIEQARSLIRQALMLLGEGPGSEAPAPDRLIRLPEVMEITGLKKSTIYRMLKDGVFPPPGKLGTRFTTWKETAIRAWVDARVPHTP, from the coding sequence ATGACCAGCAACATCGAACAGGCCAGGTCCCTGATCCGCCAAGCCCTGATGCTGCTCGGCGAAGGTCCCGGCAGCGAGGCACCAGCCCCGGACCGGCTGATCCGTCTGCCCGAGGTGATGGAGATCACCGGGTTGAAGAAGTCGACCATCTACAGGATGCTCAAGGACGGCGTGTTCCCTCCACCCGGCAAGCTGGGCACGAGGTTCACGACCTGGAAAGAAACCGCCATTCGGGCCTGGGTTGACGCCCGGGTCCCACACACACCATGA
- a CDS encoding BRO-N domain-containing protein, producing the protein MSNIIPFNFDGAAIRVIDLDGAPWFVAMEIGAVLAYSDAEAMTRRLDDDEKQNLQIVGFGSRGVTLINESGLYSAILGSRKPEAMKFKKWVTSEVLPTIRKTGSYTAPKPGASQVRLAYDAAKAFPPLFRVARLLGCDKNAAAISANQMVTKLTDVNLMAGLGQIHLVAEKQDTQFFTPTELGKRIDTSARGVNLLLAEAGLQMKRGDVWEVTEAGHEFARIYDTGKKHGSGVPVQQIKWAANVLPLLGEQKEAA; encoded by the coding sequence ATGAGCAACATCATTCCCTTCAACTTCGACGGTGCAGCGATCCGTGTGATCGACCTAGACGGCGCACCCTGGTTCGTCGCGATGGAAATCGGCGCGGTCCTGGCTTACTCAGACGCTGAAGCGATGACCCGTCGTCTCGACGACGACGAAAAACAAAACCTACAGATCGTCGGTTTCGGTTCCAGAGGCGTAACCCTGATCAACGAATCAGGTCTCTACTCTGCAATTCTCGGCAGCCGCAAGCCAGAAGCGATGAAGTTCAAGAAGTGGGTTACTTCGGAAGTGCTGCCAACGATCCGCAAAACCGGCAGCTACACCGCGCCCAAGCCCGGCGCGTCACAGGTTCGTCTGGCCTATGACGCAGCCAAGGCTTTCCCGCCGCTGTTCCGCGTGGCACGCCTGCTCGGCTGCGACAAGAACGCCGCCGCCATCAGCGCGAACCAGATGGTGACCAAGCTCACCGATGTGAACCTGATGGCGGGCCTGGGCCAGATTCACCTGGTGGCGGAAAAGCAGGACACCCAGTTCTTCACGCCGACCGAGTTGGGCAAGCGCATCGACACCAGCGCCCGCGGCGTGAATCTGCTGCTGGCCGAAGCCGGTCTGCAGATGAAGCGTGGTGACGTGTGGGAAGTGACCGAGGCCGGCCACGAGTTCGCGCGGATCTACGACACCGGCAAGAAACACGGCAGCGGCGTACCCGTGCAACAGATCAAGTGGGCGGCGAATGTTTTGCCGCTGCTTGGCGAGCAGAAAGAGGCCGCATGA
- a CDS encoding Arc family DNA-binding protein: protein MPNKDRHQIPPTPVRLPDSLKADLKKSASKNDRSLNGEIVNRLRSTFDDHNPSQLKGARA from the coding sequence ATGCCAAACAAAGACCGCCATCAAATTCCGCCAACCCCGGTTCGGCTGCCTGACTCCTTGAAAGCCGACTTGAAAAAGTCTGCAAGCAAGAACGATCGCAGCCTAAACGGCGAAATCGTCAACCGCCTCCGGTCGACATTCGACGACCACAACCCTAGCCAACTCAAAGGAGCCCGTGCATGA
- a CDS encoding Arc family DNA-binding protein, producing the protein MSIRFFEKNPFDVHNPGMATDRHQAPSYPLRMPEELKSKVQAAAEKSGRSLHAELLHRLDASFSIEPSGSDTVVQALALAVAKAEEDAAAMEIQNVSRIFQGAIVGQAFMELFPALDALGVEFPNKKELDEAYEAAYLLYLDAERTLEAGRFDKAMETAKTAEANLKKAKRVAARTISSRGDAIQEPLDFYQSVINRKPMQVGRKVANNGPSPKRKP; encoded by the coding sequence ATGTCAATTAGATTCTTTGAAAAGAATCCTTTTGATGTCCACAATCCGGGTATGGCAACAGACAGACATCAAGCTCCCTCCTACCCTCTGCGAATGCCGGAGGAGCTAAAAAGCAAGGTGCAGGCCGCCGCGGAGAAAAGTGGGCGCAGCTTGCATGCGGAGTTGCTGCATCGACTTGATGCGTCCTTTTCGATCGAGCCGTCCGGCTCGGACACTGTGGTCCAGGCATTGGCTCTTGCAGTCGCAAAGGCGGAGGAAGACGCTGCGGCCATGGAGATTCAGAATGTCAGCCGTATCTTTCAAGGCGCCATCGTGGGGCAGGCTTTCATGGAGTTGTTCCCCGCACTGGATGCGTTGGGAGTAGAGTTTCCGAACAAGAAAGAACTTGATGAGGCCTACGAGGCTGCGTACCTGCTTTACCTTGATGCGGAAAGGACCCTTGAAGCTGGACGTTTTGACAAGGCCATGGAGACTGCGAAGACTGCCGAGGCCAATCTTAAAAAGGCGAAGCGCGTAGCAGCTAGGACGATTTCTTCTCGCGGTGACGCCATCCAGGAACCCCTCGACTTCTACCAATCGGTAATAAACAGAAAACCGATGCAGGTAGGACGGAAGGTCGCGAACAACGGACCATCCCCCAAGCGCAAGCCATAA
- a CDS encoding DUF1828 domain-containing protein, protein MLNCSWASALTRFDCQTIRALDGSPCLEIGTPFSLPDGSAINLYIHQVGQEMLKISDNADTLFQLGGMGLDVWQAARLNAVRDLMKRHKMAVGERGEVFLLAKHSHAASGFALAITGLLALSGWAANHMEIDAPEIDIVAQMEPYIIARDPNAVLKRRPHARGASSTDYTFDLQHGRDLIDVIPADPRSTGAAMRKAGDIQNGPFAEHLSPLIIVYDLVNSEKATNEISILGSMTRAMPASHLMATFH, encoded by the coding sequence ATGTTGAACTGCAGCTGGGCGTCAGCCCTGACACGTTTTGACTGCCAGACCATCCGGGCGCTGGACGGTAGCCCCTGCCTAGAAATCGGTACGCCGTTCAGCCTGCCCGATGGCAGCGCCATCAACCTATACATCCACCAGGTTGGTCAGGAGATGCTGAAGATCAGCGACAACGCTGATACGCTTTTTCAGTTGGGAGGCATGGGCCTGGATGTCTGGCAAGCGGCACGCCTGAACGCTGTGCGCGACTTGATGAAGCGCCACAAAATGGCAGTTGGTGAGCGAGGCGAGGTGTTCCTGTTAGCCAAGCATTCCCATGCCGCAAGCGGATTTGCGTTGGCCATAACTGGGCTGCTCGCGCTGTCCGGCTGGGCTGCCAACCATATGGAGATAGACGCGCCAGAAATTGACATCGTCGCTCAGATGGAGCCGTACATCATCGCACGCGATCCGAACGCAGTGCTTAAACGTAGACCACATGCCCGAGGCGCATCCAGCACGGATTACACGTTCGATTTGCAGCACGGGAGAGATCTCATTGACGTAATCCCCGCAGATCCACGATCCACCGGTGCAGCGATGCGCAAGGCGGGGGACATCCAAAACGGCCCGTTTGCTGAGCACCTGTCGCCGTTGATCATCGTCTACGACTTGGTGAACAGCGAGAAGGCGACGAACGAAATAAGCATTCTCGGCTCGATGACTCGTGCGATGCCGGCGAGCCATCTGATGGCGACGTTTCATTGA